One region of Bacteroidales bacterium genomic DNA includes:
- the rfbC gene encoding dTDP-4-dehydrorhamnose 3,5-epimerase, whose product MKVLETEIEDLKIIIPDIFEDSRGYFFESYNKKKFIENNLIYDFVQDNQSESKYGTIRGLHFQINPFAQAKLVRVLQGRILDVALDLRSEKPSFGKYVAVELSKDNHKQLLIPRGFAHGFSVLSETAVVLYKIDNIYMREYERSIKFDDTNLSIDWKIKKSEFIISEKDMLNENFNKSDIYFK is encoded by the coding sequence ATGAAAGTTCTGGAAACTGAAATAGAAGATTTAAAAATAATAATACCCGATATTTTTGAAGATTCAAGAGGATATTTTTTTGAAAGTTATAATAAAAAAAAGTTCATTGAAAATAATTTAATTTACGATTTTGTTCAAGACAATCAATCAGAATCGAAGTATGGTACTATAAGGGGATTGCATTTTCAAATTAACCCCTTTGCACAAGCAAAACTTGTTCGTGTTTTACAAGGAAGAATTCTTGATGTAGCTTTGGACCTCAGATCAGAAAAACCTTCTTTCGGAAAATATGTAGCTGTTGAACTCAGTAAAGATAATCATAAGCAATTATTAATACCGAGAGGTTTCGCTCACGGATTTTCAGTTTTAAGTGAAACTGCTGTTGTGTTATATAAAATTGACAATATATATATGCGTGAGTATGAGCGGAGTATAAAATTTGATGATACAAATTTAAGTATTGATTGGAAGATAAAGAAAAGTGAATTTATTATTTCAGAAAAAGATATGCTAAACGAAAATTTTAACAAGTCAGATATTTATTTTAAATAA
- a CDS encoding HAMP domain-containing histidine kinase — MKNKLVNIFISATLAITTILIIPDNYLNRYKIEQISEKKKIPEIQHYYSDLDNDGNSETIEYIRKKSPGHSIDILRENIYLDLYNSSDDEFFMSENIEFADNDLNGFKEIYFISAYRNKAYLNILEFNEKSHTHFKAQKIFIDSIENYNDYPDIINYNIDFLDNNNIVFDLHAGFSVQPRKIYNYNSLTKKLKISPLNSIIVKNFKFICGENEDYILPTEVYASGNSISTKQKSDFEKSLHPDTIRLYNKYKNKVYKYGDFSSYTLLYNKDVDYVFPPIEHKGWTKNTFSDNIKINNKTHIISLTKSLIDSTFSPNLIIVNLKGEIVNKKELIKQGDVFMRLFVNQLTNNIIILSQKNNEILEYNNQLELIKKVKTGNNPYIYGFRDLENDNIPELITVENHKLNIYTNDLKSKREFPLHFCGQSIGYFNTFQNNKNTYIHFEIGDSSFVLYYLKNRFYYLKNFLHLAILILWYLFICFVQKLNSRRLESENIKLENIVKERIIELKLKNKELKKQKKEIHNQADKLRTVNEHLIELDKFKDSIIGMIVHDLKNPLNIIINSDNVAYTKQSGRQMLTMVQNILDVQKFEETQIDINIKNESVHFIAENALQQVTLLIEKKNLNIENNIPHEYGALSDIEKTTRIFINILTNAIKFTPNNGSIIINCDVTVKNNKKSGVDNSQLSFLKISVTDTGIGIRPDKLDKIFDKFEQISKKKSDEIYFYSTGLGLTFCKLAIEAQGGEIGVKSKQKKGSTFWFTLPKGEDINPDKDILPEKILKSELILTSSDAEYLQTFIDKLKKIEVYDISKTEKILAQIDSTKSKGITDWKNKMKNALFITDEDLFAELLKL; from the coding sequence ATGAAAAATAAGCTTGTCAATATATTTATAAGTGCAACTTTAGCAATTACAACAATATTAATTATTCCTGACAACTATCTAAACAGATACAAAATTGAGCAGATATCAGAAAAAAAAAAGATTCCCGAAATACAACATTATTACTCAGATCTTGATAATGACGGAAATTCCGAAACCATTGAATATATCAGAAAAAAAAGCCCCGGCCATTCAATTGATATTTTAAGGGAAAATATATATCTTGACTTATATAACTCTTCTGATGATGAATTCTTTATGAGTGAAAATATAGAATTCGCTGATAATGACCTAAACGGTTTTAAAGAAATATATTTTATTTCGGCATACAGAAATAAAGCTTATTTAAATATTCTGGAATTTAACGAAAAAAGTCATACTCACTTTAAAGCACAAAAAATTTTTATAGATTCAATTGAAAATTATAACGATTATCCTGATATCATAAATTATAATATTGATTTTTTGGATAATAACAATATTGTATTTGATCTTCATGCAGGTTTTTCCGTTCAACCTCGAAAAATATATAATTATAATTCTCTCACAAAAAAACTGAAAATTAGTCCCTTGAACAGTATTATTGTTAAAAACTTTAAATTTATTTGCGGCGAAAACGAAGATTATATCCTACCGACTGAAGTTTATGCATCAGGTAACAGTATATCAACAAAGCAAAAATCTGATTTTGAAAAATCATTACATCCTGATACCATTAGATTATACAATAAATATAAAAATAAGGTGTATAAATACGGTGATTTTTCCTCATATACTTTGTTATATAACAAAGATGTTGATTATGTATTCCCTCCCATAGAACATAAAGGATGGACGAAAAATACTTTTTCTGATAATATTAAAATTAATAATAAAACTCACATTATTTCTTTAACAAAATCATTAATTGATTCAACATTTTCACCTAATTTAATAATTGTAAATTTGAAAGGTGAAATAGTTAATAAGAAGGAACTTATAAAACAAGGCGATGTTTTTATGCGATTATTTGTAAATCAATTGACAAATAATATTATTATACTTAGCCAAAAGAATAATGAAATATTGGAGTATAACAATCAACTTGAGTTAATTAAAAAAGTTAAAACCGGTAATAATCCGTATATTTATGGTTTTAGAGATTTAGAAAATGATAATATTCCTGAACTGATTACTGTCGAAAATCATAAGTTAAATATTTATACTAATGATTTGAAATCCAAAAGAGAATTTCCGTTACATTTTTGCGGTCAAAGTATAGGTTATTTTAATACATTTCAAAATAATAAGAATACATATATACATTTTGAAATCGGAGATTCTTCATTTGTTTTGTATTATCTCAAAAACAGATTTTATTACCTGAAAAACTTTCTTCATCTTGCAATATTAATTCTATGGTATTTATTTATTTGTTTCGTACAAAAGCTGAATTCAAGAAGATTAGAATCAGAAAATATCAAACTTGAAAACATAGTGAAAGAGAGAATAATTGAGTTAAAATTAAAAAATAAAGAACTAAAAAAGCAAAAAAAAGAAATACACAACCAAGCAGATAAATTAAGAACTGTCAATGAACATTTGATTGAACTTGATAAATTTAAAGATTCAATAATAGGAATGATTGTGCATGATTTGAAAAACCCTTTAAACATTATTATAAACAGTGATAATGTTGCATACACAAAACAATCAGGTCGTCAAATGTTAACAATGGTTCAAAATATTCTTGATGTTCAAAAATTTGAAGAAACACAAATAGATATTAATATTAAAAACGAATCAGTTCATTTTATTGCAGAAAATGCTTTACAACAAGTAACACTTCTTATTGAAAAAAAGAACCTGAATATCGAAAACAATATACCGCATGAATACGGTGCTTTATCAGATATTGAGAAAACAACAAGAATATTCATTAATATTCTTACGAATGCAATAAAATTTACACCTAATAACGGAAGTATTATTATAAATTGTGATGTTACAGTGAAAAATAACAAAAAATCGGGAGTTGACAATTCACAACTTTCTTTTTTAAAAATATCAGTTACAGATACAGGAATAGGAATTCGGCCTGATAAACTTGATAAAATTTTTGATAAATTTGAACAAATTTCTAAAAAAAAATCCGATGAAATATACTTTTACTCTACAGGACTTGGCCTAACATTTTGCAAGTTAGCAATTGAAGCACAAGGCGGTGAAATTGGTGTTAAATCAAAGCAGAAAAAAGGCAGCACTTTTTGGTTTACCTTACCGAAAGGAGAAGACATCAATCCGGATAAAGATATTCTGCCCGAAAAAATATTAAAGTCGGAATTGATACTTACATCTTCAGATGCTGAATATTTGCAAACCTTTATTGATAAATTGAAAAAAATTGAAGTTTATGATATAAGTAAAACGGAAAAAATATTAGCTCAAATTGATTCAACTAAAAGCAAAGGAATTACAGATTGGAAAAATAAAATGAAAAATGCTCTTTTTATAACTGATGAAGATTTATTTGCAGAACTACTTAAATTATAA
- a CDS encoding SDR family oxidoreductase produces MKKILVTGGAGFIGSHLCEKLLNKGNEVLALDNFFTGNKKNIVHLLDNPFFEMIRHDITMPFFAEVDEIYNLACPASPVHYQHNAIKTVKTSVLGAINMLGLAKRKNAKILQASTSEVYGDPEIHPQPESYFGNVNTLGPRSCYDEGKRVAETLFINYNRQNNVHIKIARIFNTYGPKMHPNDGRVVSNFIVQSLMNKNITVYGNGKQTRSFQYVDDLLTGLISLMNDTDDDFLGPVNIGNPGEFTILELAEKVIEFTGSKSKIVFMPLPEDDPLQRKPDITLAVEKLNWKPTINLETGLIKTIKYFDELLSEKN; encoded by the coding sequence ATGAAGAAAATATTGGTAACAGGAGGAGCCGGTTTTATAGGATCTCATCTTTGCGAAAAATTATTAAATAAAGGTAACGAAGTTTTAGCTTTAGACAATTTCTTTACAGGAAATAAAAAAAATATTGTTCATTTGTTGGATAATCCGTTCTTTGAAATGATACGACACGACATTACTATGCCGTTTTTTGCAGAAGTAGATGAAATATATAATTTGGCATGTCCTGCATCCCCTGTTCATTACCAACATAATGCCATAAAAACTGTTAAAACTTCCGTATTGGGAGCAATAAATATGTTAGGATTGGCAAAAAGAAAAAATGCAAAAATTCTTCAAGCATCAACAAGTGAGGTGTACGGTGATCCTGAAATTCATCCGCAACCTGAATCCTATTTTGGAAATGTAAACACATTAGGACCCAGATCTTGTTATGACGAAGGGAAACGTGTAGCAGAGACTTTATTCATTAATTACAACAGACAAAATAATGTACATATTAAAATAGCACGAATTTTTAATACATACGGACCTAAAATGCATCCTAATGACGGCAGAGTTGTTTCTAATTTCATTGTTCAATCATTAATGAATAAAAACATTACTGTTTACGGTAACGGTAAACAAACAAGAAGTTTTCAATATGTAGATGATCTGTTAACCGGTTTAATAAGTTTGATGAATGATACTGATGATGATTTTTTAGGTCCCGTAAATATTGGAAATCCGGGAGAATTCACTATACTTGAACTTGCTGAGAAAGTAATTGAATTTACCGGTTCTAAATCAAAAATTGTATTCATGCCTTTACCTGAAGATGATCCCTTACAAAGGAAACCTGATATTACTTTGGCAGTTGAAAAGTTAAATTGGAAACCTACAATCAATTTAGAAACCGGATTAATTAAAACTATAAAATATTTTGATGAACTTTTATCAGAAAAAAATTAG
- a CDS encoding TrmH family RNA methyltransferase: MKEFQLSFEDQNISLESKIRNIRENRIPLNLILDGLTNIANIGMIFRTADAVRLNKIYLYKVKDDINLNSLRKKSRSAVEYVNHEFISDIEPLIELKKIFKFVVLEKTNLSINYYEYEYKAPICLIIGSEKTGVSNEIINLADVSLHLEMNGINSSVNVAAAASVILYDFLNKYC; encoded by the coding sequence ATGAAAGAATTTCAATTAAGCTTTGAAGACCAAAACATTTCTCTTGAATCAAAAATTCGGAATATTCGTGAAAATAGAATTCCTCTCAATTTGATATTAGACGGATTAACTAATATTGCAAATATCGGAATGATATTTCGGACAGCAGATGCTGTTCGTCTGAATAAAATTTACCTTTATAAAGTTAAAGATGATATAAATTTAAATAGTTTAAGAAAGAAATCAAGATCTGCCGTAGAATATGTAAACCATGAATTTATTAGTGATATTGAGCCTTTGATAGAGTTAAAAAAAATATTTAAATTTGTTGTTTTAGAAAAAACAAATTTGAGCATAAATTATTATGAATATGAATATAAAGCCCCGATTTGTTTAATAATCGGTTCTGAAAAAACAGGTGTTTCAAATGAAATTATTAATTTAGCAGATGTCTCTCTTCACTTAGAAATGAATGGTATAAATTCATCTGTAAATGTTGCTGCAGCTGCAAGTGTTATATTATATGATTTTTTAAATAAATATTGTTGA
- the rfbA gene encoding glucose-1-phosphate thymidylyltransferase RfbA, whose product MKGIILAGGSGTRLYPITKSISKQILPIYDKPMIYYPLSNLMSAGIKDILIISTPQDIGSFKNLLEDGSQIGINISYAVQPSPDGLAQAFIIGEDFIGDDNVCLILGDNLFHGFGFSKILEESAQLTKGAVVFGYYVNEPKRYGVVEFDKKGNVLSLEEKPNEPKSNYAVTGLYFYDNTVVDKAKNLKPSSRGELEITDLNKLFLKEKTLQVKLLGRGMAWLDTGTHESLQKASDYIATIEYRQGLKVACIEEIAFGKGFIDTNQMFKLAEEMKNNNYGQYLLKIAQGKIKTFQY is encoded by the coding sequence ATGAAAGGAATAATATTAGCCGGAGGATCCGGTACCAGATTATACCCGATAACCAAAAGTATTTCAAAGCAAATATTACCGATTTATGATAAACCTATGATATATTATCCGTTGTCAAATTTAATGTCTGCCGGGATAAAAGATATATTGATAATATCAACACCTCAAGACATAGGTAGTTTTAAAAATTTACTTGAAGACGGATCACAAATCGGAATAAATATTTCATATGCTGTTCAACCATCTCCCGACGGATTAGCACAAGCTTTTATTATAGGTGAGGATTTTATCGGAGATGATAATGTTTGTTTAATACTCGGAGATAATTTATTTCATGGTTTCGGATTTTCTAAAATACTGGAAGAATCTGCACAATTAACAAAAGGGGCAGTGGTATTCGGGTATTATGTAAATGAACCTAAAAGATATGGTGTCGTTGAGTTTGATAAAAAAGGAAATGTCCTTTCTCTTGAAGAAAAACCTAATGAACCTAAATCAAATTATGCAGTAACCGGATTATATTTTTATGATAATACTGTAGTTGACAAAGCAAAAAATTTAAAACCATCTTCTCGAGGAGAACTTGAAATAACAGATCTTAACAAATTATTTCTGAAAGAAAAGACATTACAGGTCAAGCTCTTGGGAAGGGGGATGGCTTGGTTAGATACCGGAACTCATGAGAGTTTACAAAAAGCATCTGATTATATAGCAACCATAGAATACCGACAAGGTTTAAAAGTTGCTTGTATTGAAGAAATTGCATTCGGTAAAGGATTTATTGATACAAATCAAATGTTTAAACTTGCCGAGGAAATGAAAAATAATAATTACGGGCAATACTTATTGAAAATTGCACAAGGAAAAATTAAAACTTTTCAATATTAG
- a CDS encoding UDP-glucose/GDP-mannose dehydrogenase family protein produces MKVAMIGTGYVGLVSGTCFAETGVDVICIDIDKEKIDNLKKGIIPIYEPGLEKMVKRNIENGRLKFSTSLSENLKDVEVVFSAVGTPPDEDGSADLSYVLQVASEVGKNMTDYLVFVTKSTVPIGTAQKVKKVIAEELQSRGKSIPFDVASNPEFLKEGSAVEDFLRPDRIVVGIESEKAEKIIKRLYKPFVLNGHPILFMDIPSAELTKYAANAMLATKISFMNDIANLCEIVGADVSNVRKGIGSDTRIGNKFIYAGTGYGGSCFPKDVKALIKTADENKYSLEILKAVENVNNRQKSILFKKLYQYYNGDLNNKNIAIWGLSFKPNTDDMREAPALVLIDKLIEAGVNIKAYDPVATEEAKRILGDKIEYTKDKFEAIVDADALLLVTEWNEFRVMNYKVASKLMNNKLIFDGRNIFDHKEMKEKGFEYFGIGR; encoded by the coding sequence ATGAAAGTTGCAATGATCGGTACAGGCTATGTAGGTTTAGTTTCCGGAACTTGTTTTGCAGAAACCGGAGTAGATGTAATCTGCATTGATATTGACAAGGAAAAAATTGATAATTTAAAAAAAGGAATAATTCCGATTTATGAACCGGGATTAGAAAAAATGGTTAAACGAAATATTGAAAACGGCAGGTTAAAATTTTCAACAAGCTTGTCTGAAAATTTAAAAGATGTTGAAGTAGTTTTCAGTGCAGTAGGAACTCCTCCCGATGAAGACGGAAGTGCAGATTTAAGTTATGTTTTACAAGTTGCTTCTGAAGTAGGTAAAAATATGACAGATTATTTGGTATTTGTTACTAAAAGTACAGTGCCGATAGGTACAGCTCAAAAAGTAAAAAAAGTTATTGCTGAAGAGTTACAAAGCAGGGGAAAATCAATTCCGTTTGATGTTGCTTCAAATCCTGAATTTCTTAAAGAAGGCAGTGCGGTTGAAGATTTTTTGAGACCGGACAGAATAGTTGTAGGAATAGAATCTGAAAAAGCAGAAAAAATTATAAAAAGATTATATAAACCATTTGTATTAAACGGACATCCAATTTTATTTATGGATATTCCTTCTGCTGAATTAACAAAATATGCAGCTAATGCAATGCTTGCAACAAAAATTAGTTTTATGAACGATATTGCAAACTTATGCGAAATAGTTGGAGCAGATGTAAGCAATGTTCGTAAAGGTATTGGAAGTGATACCAGAATAGGGAATAAATTTATTTATGCAGGAACCGGATACGGAGGCTCTTGTTTCCCGAAAGACGTTAAAGCACTAATTAAAACAGCAGATGAAAATAAATATTCATTAGAAATATTAAAAGCTGTTGAAAATGTAAATAATCGCCAAAAATCAATCTTATTTAAGAAATTATATCAATATTATAATGGTGATTTAAATAACAAAAATATTGCAATTTGGGGATTATCTTTTAAACCAAATACAGATGATATGCGTGAAGCACCGGCTTTAGTTTTGATTGATAAATTAATTGAAGCAGGTGTAAATATTAAAGCTTATGATCCTGTTGCCACAGAAGAAGCAAAACGAATTTTGGGTGATAAAATTGAATATACTAAAGATAAGTTTGAAGCAATTGTTGATGCAGATGCTCTTCTGTTGGTTACAGAATGGAATGAATTTAGAGTTATGAATTATAAAGTAGCTTCAAAACTAATGAATAATAAATTAATTTTTGACGGCAGAAATATATTTGATCATAAAGAAATGAAAGAAAAAGGATTTGAATATTTCGGTATCGGGAGATAG
- a CDS encoding formylglycine-generating enzyme family protein, whose translation MRILTYIAAFLMIFNLSFAQDQGPEMVLIEGGEFYMGNDYSANSDERPEHQVILTSFFISKYEVTVDEYAKFCRVTGHRLPEGEPKTPINNITWKDAIMYCNWLSRASRLERCYELKRDSNRFTATFIPGANGYRLPTEAEWEYAARGGIKSKSYAFSGSHELDEVAWSISNSGNTSHDVGQKKPNELGIYDMTGNAMEWCYDWYEASYYEKSPDDNPSGPESGVSKVCRGGNFMCRPDVLRNSRRFNLEPDKKEGLAGIRLVKNQ comes from the coding sequence ATGAGAATTTTAACTTACATTGCAGCATTTTTAATGATATTTAACTTATCTTTTGCGCAAGATCAAGGACCCGAAATGGTATTGATTGAGGGAGGTGAGTTTTATATGGGAAACGATTATAGTGCAAATTCAGATGAGAGACCTGAACACCAAGTAATTTTAACTTCATTTTTTATTTCAAAATATGAAGTAACAGTTGACGAGTATGCAAAATTTTGCAGAGTAACCGGGCATAGATTACCTGAAGGTGAACCGAAAACTCCAATAAATAATATTACTTGGAAAGATGCAATTATGTATTGTAATTGGTTAAGCAGAGCCAGCAGATTAGAAAGATGCTATGAATTAAAAAGAGACAGTAACAGATTTACTGCAACATTCATTCCCGGAGCAAACGGCTACAGATTACCTACTGAAGCTGAATGGGAATATGCTGCAAGAGGAGGTATAAAATCTAAATCATATGCTTTCAGCGGCAGCCATGAACTTGATGAAGTAGCTTGGAGCATTAGTAATTCCGGAAACACCTCTCATGATGTCGGACAAAAAAAACCAAATGAATTAGGTATTTATGACATGACAGGTAATGCCATGGAATGGTGTTATGATTGGTATGAAGCGAGCTATTATGAAAAATCTCCGGATGATAACCCTTCAGGACCTGAATCCGGCGTCAGTAAAGTATGTAGAGGCGGTAATTTTATGTGTCGCCCTGATGTGTTGAGAAACAGCAGAAGATTTAATCTTGAACCTGATAAAAAAGAGGGACTTGCCGGAATAAGATTGGTGAAAAATCAATAA
- a CDS encoding SiaB family protein kinase, which produces MNSTQSVYTRLSGKNVLMTYTGPFDGQVLSMFGKNIEHTISEDRRLNKTIFKVFIELAQNVSYYSHEKKTTKKGEKAGVGTFIIQNFNDYFYFLLGNPINEKHKEILKEKCTKINSYDRDSLRAYKRELRKLPPGDRGTGNIGLVQAALLSRNPLDYEIIDVDEKTSFYIIAVKINKTINNEHNK; this is translated from the coding sequence ATGAATTCAACACAAAGTGTATATACAAGATTATCGGGAAAAAATGTTTTAATGACATATACAGGACCTTTTGACGGTCAAGTGTTGTCTATGTTCGGCAAGAATATTGAACATACGATTTCTGAAGACAGGAGACTAAATAAAACTATTTTCAAAGTTTTTATAGAATTAGCTCAAAATGTTTCTTATTATTCACATGAAAAAAAAACAACAAAAAAAGGTGAAAAAGCCGGAGTAGGAACCTTTATCATTCAAAATTTTAACGATTATTTTTATTTTCTTTTAGGTAATCCCATAAATGAAAAACACAAAGAGATATTAAAAGAAAAATGCACTAAAATAAATTCCTATGACAGAGACAGTTTAAGAGCCTACAAAAGAGAGCTCAGGAAATTACCTCCCGGAGACAGGGGAACAGGTAATATCGGTTTAGTTCAAGCCGCTCTGTTGTCAAGAAACCCTTTGGATTACGAAATAATAGATGTTGATGAAAAAACATCATTTTATATAATTGCTGTTAAAATTAATAAAACTATAAATAATGAACACAATAAATAA
- a CDS encoding MFS transporter, producing the protein MPKINNNINLKANRNRYVFHGFFLAGAISIADTSTVLPLIINFFNGDVLLVGILSSLMKGGVIIMQLWTAFKAQEHKFVLSSLKKVFIFRFLTWFSVGLSILLFSGASDVIVLVLISIFLFLFSFSAGVGIIYYQELLGKSFTKEYRGKVIAIKQIASGTAGIISGGISAFILKSFNKPESFSYLFIISAIFIAISYVIFWNFKEPEKEQVSKKENNFKDFLINAGLVLKSDRNLQFQIWSRFLSYGLFLIFPFIILKAKDDLGIRPEDIGVLIALQPAGAVLGNFLWAFLSSRNRNKYVILISFGLVVLSVLGTFIATDIWYYYIIYFLLGASVDGFRLAFSNLILIIAPENKRPVYIAIQNNLSSLGLFFAIPGGMILRKFDFSYLAYFTLFVMLAGIIFSIMLKKE; encoded by the coding sequence ATGCCAAAAATTAACAATAATATAAATTTAAAGGCAAACAGGAACAGATATGTTTTTCATGGCTTCTTTTTGGCCGGAGCAATCTCAATTGCTGATACATCAACCGTATTGCCTTTAATAATAAATTTTTTTAATGGTGATGTACTGTTGGTAGGCATTTTATCTTCGTTAATGAAAGGAGGTGTAATTATTATGCAGCTTTGGACGGCATTTAAAGCTCAAGAACATAAATTTGTTTTAAGTTCTTTGAAGAAAGTCTTTATATTCAGATTCTTAACTTGGTTTTCTGTTGGATTGTCAATATTACTATTCTCCGGTGCAAGTGATGTTATTGTATTGGTTTTAATAAGCATTTTTCTGTTTTTATTTTCATTCTCTGCCGGAGTGGGGATTATTTATTATCAAGAACTTTTGGGGAAATCATTTACTAAAGAGTATAGAGGAAAAGTTATTGCGATTAAACAAATTGCATCCGGAACTGCCGGAATTATCAGTGGCGGGATTTCTGCATTCATACTAAAATCTTTTAATAAACCTGAAAGTTTTTCATATTTATTCATTATAAGTGCAATTTTTATAGCAATAAGCTATGTGATCTTTTGGAATTTTAAAGAACCTGAAAAAGAGCAAGTATCAAAAAAAGAAAATAATTTTAAGGATTTTTTAATAAATGCCGGATTAGTGTTGAAGTCCGACAGAAATTTACAATTTCAAATTTGGAGTAGATTTTTGTCGTACGGGCTATTTTTGATTTTCCCTTTTATAATATTGAAAGCAAAAGATGATCTTGGCATCAGACCTGAAGACATTGGTGTTTTAATAGCACTTCAACCTGCAGGTGCAGTTCTTGGTAATTTTTTATGGGCATTTTTGTCATCAAGAAACCGAAATAAATATGTAATTCTAATTTCTTTCGGTTTGGTTGTATTATCTGTTTTGGGTACTTTTATTGCAACTGATATTTGGTATTATTATATAATTTATTTTTTGTTAGGTGCGTCTGTTGATGGTTTCAGGCTGGCTTTTAGTAATTTGATTTTAATTATTGCTCCTGAAAATAAACGACCGGTATATATTGCTATACAGAATAATTTATCATCTTTGGGCTTATTTTTTGCAATTCCCGGAGGAATGATTTTGAGAAAATTTGACTTTTCTTATTTAGCGTACTTTACATTGTTTGTAATGCTTGCAGGTATAATCTTCAGCATTATGTTAAAAAAAGAATAA
- a CDS encoding hybrid sensor histidine kinase/response regulator has translation MKTHKILIVDDDYQNLQLLYAYLNEINPSFNVIKTNRSEKAMKLAKSRLPDLIITDWEMPSISGLDLIMNLKADAETKEIPVIMLTGIMLASENLRVAFEAGATDFISKPITKNELSARINSVLKLSDSFKEIKRLNATKDKFFSIIAHDLAEPFNGLLGITEMLKDNVDNYPKEKIKQLVNLLHKSAEQNFRLLNNLLQWSRAQQGSIPYDPEKILLKKLFPDIAEIFKTTSINKNIAFETGPENDLFVYADKNMLTSTLNNLINNAFKYTKEKGKVILSTVKHDEFVEFIVSDSGVGISNSDMNKLFRLDTIHSTPGTNDEKGTGLGLILCKEFIEKNNGKIWVESKLKRGTKFHFTIPIS, from the coding sequence ATGAAAACACATAAAATATTAATTGTTGATGATGATTATCAAAACTTGCAATTATTATATGCATATCTCAACGAAATTAATCCTTCATTTAACGTTATAAAAACAAACAGAAGTGAAAAAGCTATGAAATTAGCGAAAAGCAGACTTCCTGATTTAATTATTACTGATTGGGAGATGCCCTCAATAAGCGGACTTGATTTAATTATGAATTTAAAAGCTGATGCTGAAACAAAAGAAATTCCGGTTATTATGTTAACCGGCATTATGTTGGCTTCAGAGAATCTGAGAGTTGCTTTTGAAGCAGGAGCTACTGATTTTATTTCAAAACCTATTACAAAAAATGAATTATCAGCAAGAATAAACTCTGTATTAAAGTTATCTGACAGTTTTAAAGAAATTAAACGACTTAATGCAACCAAAGACAAGTTTTTTTCTATTATTGCTCATGATTTAGCAGAGCCTTTTAACGGATTATTGGGAATTACCGAAATGTTAAAAGATAACGTTGATAATTATCCTAAAGAAAAAATTAAACAACTTGTTAATTTGTTACATAAAAGTGCCGAACAAAATTTCAGGCTTTTAAATAATTTACTTCAATGGTCTCGTGCTCAACAAGGCAGCATACCTTATGATCCTGAAAAAATCTTACTGAAAAAGTTGTTTCCGGATATTGCTGAAATTTTTAAAACTACATCAATAAATAAAAACATAGCATTTGAAACCGGACCCGAAAACGACTTGTTTGTTTATGCAGACAAAAATATGTTAACAAGTACTCTTAACAACTTAATAAATAATGCTTTTAAATACACAAAAGAGAAAGGGAAAGTAATATTAAGCACTGTGAAGCATGATGAATTTGTTGAATTTATCGTATCGGATTCAGGTGTGGGGATCAGTAATTCAGACATGAATAAATTATTCAGATTAGATACTATACATTCAACACCCGGTACAAATGATGAAAAGGGAACAGGCTTGGGATTGATTTTATGTAAAGAATTTATTGAAAAAAACAATGGCAAAATTTGGGTTGAAAGCAAATTGAAAAGAGGAACTAAATTTCATTTTACGATACCAATCTCATAG